A region from the Triticum aestivum cultivar Chinese Spring chromosome 3D, IWGSC CS RefSeq v2.1, whole genome shotgun sequence genome encodes:
- the LOC123075344 gene encoding mini zinc finger protein 3-like, with translation MGSRQDQPAVNGEQGNGAGAAYVRYRECQRNHAIGIGRYAVDGCQEFTVLMGVDEAAMLLCAACGCHRNFHRREVVNEFGVDYHAPRTPPADENRR, from the coding sequence ATGGGGTCTCGGCAGGACCAGCCCGCCGTCAACGGGGAGCAAGGTAACGGCGCGGGCGCAGCCTACGTGCGGTACAGGGAGTGCCAGCGCAACCATGCCATCGGAATCGGCCGGTATGCCGTCGACGGCTGCCAAGAGTTCACGGTGTTAATGGGCGTCGATGAGGCTGCCATGCTCCTCTGCGCGGCGTGTGGCTGTCACCGCAACTTCCACAGGCGCGAGGTCGTCAACGAGTTCGGCGTCGACTACCATGCTCCCCGGACGCCCCCCGCCGACGAAAATCGCCGTTGA